Proteins from one Arthrobacter sp. Soc17.1.1.1 genomic window:
- a CDS encoding phosphoenolpyruvate carboxykinase (GTP), whose product MGHTARQLDEVGTPPTHTDGSPLPDASGAAPTTHPALLAWVREVQELTQPAEVVWVDGSEEENTRLTDALVDSGTFVRLNPETFPNSFAAFSDPKDVARVEEQTFICSKDEREAGFTNNWMDPDQMKAKLTGLFTGSMRGRTMYVIPFVMGHLDAEDPKFGVEITDSAYVVTSMRIMATIGTAVLDRMTELGAPFVPALHSLGAPLEEGEADVPWPCNDDKWIVHFPEERSIWSYGSGYGGNALLGKKCYALRIASVMARDEGWLAEHMLILKLTSPQDKTYYLSAAFPSACGKTNLALLDPTIEGWKVETLGDDITWMRFGKEGELRAVNPEAGLFGVAPGTGWGTNPNAMRAIAKGNSVFTNVALTDDGGVWWEGMTDEVPAHLTDWQGRDWTPDMDHTAAHPNARFCTPIDQIDMLAEEFHRPDGVELSAILFGGRRKTTVPLVTQSRNWANGIFMGSTLSSETTAAAAGQVGRVRRDPMAMLPFIGYDAGDYLRHWLTLSAGADQARLPKIFLVNWFRRTASGGFAWPGFGDNSRVLKWVIERLEGTADAVETPIGFVPTGDALDLTGLDMTPAEVEAAVHVDALEWAEELEGIEQWYARFGDSLPEELKGQLEELKQRFSVA is encoded by the coding sequence ATGGGCCATACTGCGCGTCAGCTTGATGAGGTCGGCACACCCCCCACACATACTGACGGCAGTCCGCTGCCGGATGCCTCCGGCGCTGCGCCGACCACTCATCCGGCCCTTCTCGCCTGGGTGCGGGAGGTGCAGGAGCTCACGCAGCCGGCCGAGGTCGTCTGGGTGGACGGGTCGGAGGAGGAGAACACGCGCCTCACCGACGCGCTCGTGGACAGCGGGACCTTCGTCCGGCTGAATCCCGAGACGTTCCCCAACTCCTTCGCGGCGTTCTCGGACCCCAAGGACGTGGCCCGGGTGGAGGAGCAGACGTTCATCTGCTCGAAGGACGAACGCGAAGCCGGCTTCACGAACAACTGGATGGACCCGGACCAGATGAAGGCCAAGCTCACCGGCCTGTTCACCGGCTCCATGCGGGGGCGCACCATGTACGTCATCCCCTTCGTGATGGGCCACCTCGACGCGGAGGACCCGAAGTTCGGCGTCGAGATCACGGACAGCGCCTACGTGGTGACGTCCATGCGGATCATGGCGACCATCGGCACCGCGGTCCTGGACCGGATGACCGAACTCGGCGCCCCGTTCGTCCCCGCGCTCCACTCCCTCGGAGCCCCTCTCGAGGAGGGTGAGGCCGACGTTCCCTGGCCGTGCAACGACGACAAGTGGATCGTGCACTTCCCGGAGGAGCGCTCCATCTGGTCCTACGGCTCCGGCTACGGCGGCAACGCCCTGCTCGGCAAGAAGTGCTACGCGCTGCGGATCGCCTCCGTGATGGCCCGCGACGAGGGCTGGCTGGCCGAGCACATGCTGATCCTCAAGCTCACCTCGCCCCAGGACAAGACCTACTACCTCTCCGCGGCGTTCCCCTCGGCCTGCGGCAAGACCAACCTTGCGCTGCTCGACCCCACGATCGAGGGCTGGAAGGTCGAGACCCTGGGCGACGACATCACCTGGATGCGCTTCGGCAAGGAGGGCGAACTGCGGGCCGTGAACCCCGAGGCGGGCCTGTTCGGGGTCGCCCCGGGCACCGGCTGGGGGACCAACCCCAACGCGATGCGCGCGATCGCGAAGGGCAACTCGGTCTTCACCAACGTGGCCCTCACCGACGACGGCGGCGTGTGGTGGGAGGGTATGACCGACGAGGTGCCCGCGCACCTGACCGACTGGCAGGGCCGGGACTGGACGCCCGACATGGACCACACGGCCGCACACCCGAACGCCCGGTTCTGCACGCCGATCGACCAGATCGACATGCTCGCCGAGGAGTTCCACCGGCCCGACGGCGTCGAACTCTCCGCCATCCTCTTCGGAGGCCGTCGCAAGACGACCGTCCCGCTCGTCACGCAGTCCCGCAACTGGGCCAACGGCATCTTCATGGGCTCCACCCTGTCCTCGGAGACCACGGCGGCCGCCGCCGGTCAGGTGGGGCGCGTGCGCCGCGACCCGATGGCCATGCTGCCGTTCATCGGGTACGACGCCGGCGACTACCTGCGCCACTGGCTCACCCTCAGCGCCGGGGCGGACCAGGCCCGGCTGCCCAAGATCTTCCTCGTCAACTGGTTCCGCCGCACGGCCTCGGGCGGTTTCGCCTGGCCGGGCTTCGGCGACAACTCGCGCGTGCTCAAGTGGGTCATCGAGCGGCTCGAGGGTACGGCCGACGCCGTCGAGACGCCCATCGGGTTCGTCCCCACGGGGGACGCACTGGACCTGACCGGGCTCGACATGACGCCCGCCGAGGTCGAGGCCGCGGTGCACGTCGACGCCCTCGAGTGGGCCGAGGAGCTCGAGGGGATCGAGCAGTGGTACGCGCGCTTCGGGGACTCGCTGCCCGAGGAACTCAAGGGCCAGCTCGAAGAACTGAAGCAGCGCTTCAGCGTCGCCTGA
- a CDS encoding phosphomannomutase/phosphoglucomutase yields the protein MCATAGSPTDRLSTVTTTFDLSASFKAYDVRGIVGETITVDSVRAVGAAFVDSLELAGETILVGGDMRPSSPEFSKAFAEGATRRGANVVFLDLISTDELYYASGTLHAAGVTFTASHNPAQYNGMKMTRPGAVPVSSETGLKDIQERAERYLAENAIPAVETQGTTGVRDILDEYSRFLRSQVDLSASRPLKIVVDAGNGMAGLTTPAVLGDRILPALPFDIVPLYFELDGSFPNHPANPLEPENLLDLQAAVVQHGADIGIAFDGDADRCFIIDERGEPVSPSAITAMVARREIARAQAAGEPEPVIIHNLITSRAVPELIRHDGGRPVRTRVGHSFIKAVMAEEGAVFGGEHSAHYYFRDFWNADTGMLAAMHVLAALGEQDGPLSDLGREYEPYFSSGEVNSKVQDLPASIARARREFEQDGVVVDDLDGLTFTPEHGDWWFNLRPSNTEPYLRLNAEAVDPQTLEDLVQRVLAVIRD from the coding sequence ATGTGTGCAACCGCCGGCAGCCCCACCGATAGACTCTCCACCGTGACTACAACCTTCGATCTGTCAGCATCCTTCAAGGCGTACGACGTCCGCGGCATCGTCGGCGAGACCATCACGGTGGACTCCGTCCGCGCGGTCGGTGCGGCCTTCGTGGACTCCCTGGAGCTCGCGGGCGAGACCATCCTCGTCGGCGGCGACATGCGCCCCTCGTCCCCCGAGTTCTCGAAGGCGTTCGCCGAGGGTGCCACCCGACGCGGAGCGAATGTGGTCTTCCTCGACCTCATCTCCACCGACGAGCTGTACTACGCCAGCGGCACGCTGCACGCCGCGGGCGTGACCTTCACGGCCAGCCACAACCCTGCCCAGTACAACGGCATGAAGATGACGCGCCCCGGTGCCGTCCCGGTCTCCTCCGAGACCGGCCTGAAGGACATCCAGGAACGCGCCGAGCGCTACCTCGCGGAGAACGCGATCCCCGCCGTCGAGACCCAGGGCACCACCGGCGTCCGCGACATCCTCGACGAGTACTCGCGGTTCCTCCGCTCCCAGGTGGACCTCTCGGCGTCGCGGCCCCTGAAGATCGTGGTGGACGCCGGCAACGGCATGGCCGGCCTCACCACGCCCGCCGTCCTCGGCGACCGGATCCTCCCCGCCCTGCCGTTCGACATCGTGCCCCTCTACTTCGAGCTCGACGGCTCGTTCCCCAACCACCCGGCCAACCCGCTGGAGCCGGAGAACCTGCTCGACCTGCAGGCGGCCGTCGTGCAGCACGGCGCGGACATCGGGATCGCGTTCGACGGCGATGCCGACCGCTGCTTCATCATCGACGAGCGCGGCGAGCCGGTCTCGCCGAGCGCCATCACGGCGATGGTCGCGCGCCGCGAGATCGCCCGCGCGCAGGCCGCCGGCGAGCCGGAACCCGTGATCATCCACAACCTCATCACGTCCCGTGCGGTGCCGGAACTGATCCGGCACGACGGCGGCCGCCCCGTGCGCACGCGCGTGGGGCACTCCTTCATCAAGGCCGTCATGGCCGAGGAGGGGGCCGTGTTCGGCGGCGAGCACTCGGCGCACTACTACTTCCGCGACTTCTGGAACGCGGACACGGGCATGCTCGCGGCGATGCACGTGCTGGCTGCGCTCGGCGAGCAGGACGGCCCGCTGTCCGACCTGGGCCGCGAGTACGAGCCCTACTTCTCCTCGGGCGAGGTCAACTCGAAGGTGCAGGACCTCCCCGCCTCCATCGCCCGTGCACGCCGGGAGTTCGAGCAGGACGGCGTGGTGGTCGACGACCTCGACGGCCTGACCTTCACCCCGGAGCACGGCGACTGGTGGTTCAACCTCCGCCCGTCGAACACCGAGCCGTATCTCCGGCTCAACGCCGAGGCCGTGGATCCGCAGACGCTCGAGGACCTCGTGCAGCGCGTGCTGGCCGTCATCCGCGACTAG
- a CDS encoding RecQ family ATP-dependent DNA helicase → MSSTTTLNEQATAILHTLVGSPDAHFHEGQFEAIEALVEGGRRALVVQRTGWGKSAVYFVASLLLRARGAGPTLIVSPLLALMRDQVAAAARAGVRAEAINSANQTEWQDIEAKLQRDEVDVLLVSPERLNNPSFRELYLPELMRRTGLLVIDEAHCISDWGHDFRPDYRRLRELIMGLPQGVPVLATTATANSRVVKDVEEQLGAGGTDVFTLRGELARKSLRLGVLRLPSPRSRLAWLLTHLSDLPGSGIIYALTVSAAEDTARLLRENGHAVRAYTGRTDPADREAAEAALKNNEVKALVATSALGMGFDKPDLGFVVHLGAPSSPVAYYQQVGRAGRGTPNADVLLLPGAEDRDIWEYFATASMPSQDAALRVLEALEPGVVLSTPALETRVNLKRSPLELLLKVLDVDGAVRKVTGGWESTGTPWTYDAERYRRISEARVVEQKSMLDYENIAGCRMEFLSRSLDDPAATPCGRCDNCAGPWYSDEVAHEASDSASQALSRVGVELEPRGQWPSGMDKLGVPLKGKLKPGEVSLPGRALARLTDLGWGNRLRELMADATPDAPLDPAVIEAVVRVLVQWGWDERPVAVVSVPSRRRPELIGSLAQALAQVGRIPYLGQLATPHGFPQGEPGGNSAFRLASVWDHFAVPEGGAAWFAANPGPVLLVDDFADSRWTITEAGRALRTAGASGVLPFALALKA, encoded by the coding sequence ATGTCGTCGACCACCACGCTCAACGAGCAAGCCACCGCCATCCTCCACACCCTCGTCGGATCACCCGACGCGCACTTCCACGAGGGGCAGTTCGAGGCCATCGAGGCGCTCGTCGAGGGTGGACGACGGGCCCTCGTCGTGCAGCGCACGGGATGGGGGAAGTCGGCGGTGTACTTCGTGGCGAGCCTGCTCCTGCGCGCCCGCGGCGCCGGCCCCACGCTGATCGTCTCGCCGCTGCTCGCGCTCATGCGGGACCAGGTGGCCGCTGCAGCCCGGGCCGGGGTGCGTGCGGAGGCGATCAACTCGGCGAACCAGACCGAGTGGCAGGACATCGAGGCGAAGCTCCAGCGGGACGAGGTGGACGTCCTGCTCGTCTCGCCCGAGCGCCTCAACAACCCGTCCTTCCGCGAGCTGTACCTGCCGGAGCTCATGCGGCGCACGGGGCTGCTCGTGATCGACGAGGCGCACTGCATCTCGGATTGGGGCCACGACTTCCGGCCCGACTACCGGCGCCTGCGGGAGCTGATCATGGGGCTGCCTCAGGGTGTCCCCGTGCTGGCCACCACGGCGACGGCGAACTCCCGTGTGGTGAAGGACGTGGAGGAGCAGCTCGGCGCGGGCGGCACGGACGTCTTCACGCTGCGCGGCGAGCTGGCGCGCAAGTCGCTGCGGCTCGGCGTGCTGCGCCTGCCGAGCCCCCGCTCCCGCCTCGCCTGGCTCCTCACCCACCTGTCCGACCTGCCGGGCAGCGGCATCATCTACGCCCTGACGGTGTCGGCGGCCGAGGACACCGCCCGGCTGCTGCGCGAGAACGGGCACGCCGTCCGTGCCTATACGGGACGCACCGATCCCGCGGACCGCGAGGCGGCGGAGGCGGCCCTGAAGAACAACGAGGTCAAGGCTCTCGTGGCCACCAGCGCGCTCGGCATGGGCTTCGACAAGCCCGACCTCGGCTTCGTGGTGCACCTCGGGGCGCCGTCCTCGCCCGTCGCCTATTACCAGCAGGTGGGGCGTGCGGGCCGCGGGACGCCGAACGCGGACGTCCTGCTGCTGCCCGGCGCCGAGGACCGCGACATCTGGGAGTACTTCGCCACCGCGTCGATGCCGTCCCAGGACGCCGCGCTGCGCGTGCTCGAGGCCCTGGAACCCGGCGTCGTCCTGTCCACGCCGGCGCTGGAGACACGGGTCAACCTGAAGCGCTCGCCCCTCGAGCTCCTCCTGAAGGTGCTCGACGTCGACGGCGCCGTCCGGAAGGTGACCGGCGGCTGGGAGAGCACCGGGACGCCGTGGACGTACGACGCCGAGCGGTACCGCCGCATCAGCGAGGCCCGCGTGGTGGAGCAGAAGTCCATGCTCGACTACGAGAACATCGCGGGCTGCCGCATGGAGTTCCTCTCCCGGTCCCTCGACGACCCGGCCGCCACCCCCTGCGGCCGCTGCGACAACTGCGCCGGCCCCTGGTACTCGGACGAGGTGGCGCACGAGGCCTCCGATTCCGCGAGCCAGGCCCTCAGCAGGGTCGGCGTGGAGCTGGAACCGCGGGGCCAGTGGCCGTCCGGGATGGACAAGCTGGGCGTGCCCCTGAAGGGGAAGCTGAAGCCCGGCGAGGTCAGCCTGCCCGGACGTGCCCTGGCGCGCCTCACCGATCTCGGCTGGGGCAACAGGCTGCGTGAGCTCATGGCGGACGCCACGCCGGATGCACCGCTGGACCCCGCGGTGATCGAGGCCGTGGTGCGCGTGCTGGTGCAGTGGGGCTGGGACGAGCGGCCGGTCGCCGTCGTCAGCGTCCCCTCCCGACGGCGGCCGGAGCTCATCGGGTCGCTCGCGCAGGCGCTCGCCCAGGTGGGCCGCATCCCCTACCTCGGGCAGCTGGCCACCCCGCACGGTTTCCCGCAGGGCGAGCCCGGGGGCAACAGCGCCTTCCGCCTGGCGTCGGTGTGGGATCACTTCGCCGTCCCCGAGGGCGGCGCCGCCTGGTTCGCCGCGAATCCCGGGCCGGTGCTGCTCGTGGACGACTTCGCCGACAGCCGCTGGACGATCACCGAGGCGGGGCGGGCGCTGCGCACGGCGGGCGCCTCGGGTGTGCTGCCGTTCGCCCTGGCGCTCAAGGCCTGA
- a CDS encoding FAD/NAD(P)-binding protein — protein sequence MAVIGGGPRGTSVVERLIARHRALGAGAPDLALHVIEPYEPGPGHVWRTDQSRLFLMNTPCLYPTVVPAGPAAADVAASPGGVSFDAWRMRVQAGRITGLGDDDLAECARLTSRDFPSRALYGRYLAWTFAEVVRGAAPGVTVVHHRKEAVGLQRFDAVGLEGLDDSGEDRGLGDAADDHAPLGEAGPADPWRILLDDGSRLHVDDVVLALGHLAATLTPEQARLQDVAARYGLQYWPPAVPADVAWNRLPAQKTVLVRGLGLNFFDAMIQLTEGRGGRFSPADGGRLEYAPSGREPRIVAASRRGVPYRAKASLDSYIPRSVSLRFCTPARVLAFRRSGVQPGFDHDLWPLLHRDVLWAYYTTLCRTTDRVLAASPEVFLAELDAALGTDGPAWEAAAGDAVARAVPTDLRLDVEALAQPFARRRFADGEEYAAAVLAYLDADAAGSAEGEDDPLKMAIGAMNAGRSVIKQAVADGGISDSSWNAELRGWFEPLVEGLASGPPPARIAQLAALVRAGVVRFVGPNPSFGFDPDEGLFRATSPWVRGDSFTARYLVEAMMPANRVSTSLSPLMRTLLEDGTVRPRTLMGEDGVPVTSAGLDVTLPPYRAVDATGRAQDDLFVIGLQLASVQWGTAIAAEAGAPLEAGGRTLLDADAIAAALLERAGA from the coding sequence GTGGCCGTCATCGGAGGCGGACCCCGCGGCACCTCCGTGGTGGAGCGGCTGATCGCCCGTCATCGTGCCCTGGGGGCAGGTGCCCCCGACCTCGCCCTGCACGTGATCGAACCCTACGAGCCCGGCCCGGGACATGTCTGGCGGACGGACCAGTCGAGGCTGTTCCTGATGAACACGCCCTGCCTGTACCCGACGGTCGTCCCCGCCGGCCCGGCCGCAGCCGATGTCGCGGCCTCCCCCGGCGGCGTCTCCTTCGACGCCTGGCGGATGCGCGTGCAGGCCGGCCGGATCACCGGGCTGGGCGACGACGACCTCGCCGAATGCGCGCGCCTGACCTCGCGGGACTTCCCGAGCCGTGCGCTCTACGGCCGGTACCTGGCGTGGACGTTCGCGGAGGTCGTGCGGGGGGCCGCGCCCGGCGTCACCGTCGTGCACCACCGCAAGGAAGCCGTCGGGCTCCAGCGCTTCGACGCCGTCGGGCTCGAGGGCCTCGACGACTCCGGGGAGGACCGGGGTCTCGGCGACGCCGCGGACGACCACGCCCCGCTCGGCGAAGCCGGTCCCGCCGACCCGTGGCGGATCCTCCTCGACGACGGCTCACGGCTGCACGTCGACGACGTGGTCCTCGCGCTGGGGCATCTCGCGGCGACCCTCACCCCGGAGCAGGCGAGGCTGCAGGACGTCGCAGCCCGCTACGGGCTGCAGTACTGGCCGCCCGCCGTCCCCGCCGACGTGGCCTGGAACCGCCTCCCCGCGCAGAAGACGGTCCTGGTCCGCGGCCTCGGCCTCAACTTCTTCGACGCCATGATCCAGCTGACGGAGGGCCGCGGCGGGAGGTTCTCGCCCGCCGACGGTGGCCGGCTCGAGTACGCGCCCTCCGGGCGGGAGCCCCGGATCGTCGCGGCCTCCCGGCGGGGGGTGCCGTACCGGGCGAAGGCGTCCCTCGACTCCTACATCCCGCGCAGCGTCAGCCTGCGCTTCTGCACACCGGCCCGGGTCCTTGCCTTCCGGCGCTCCGGCGTCCAGCCGGGGTTCGACCACGACCTGTGGCCGCTGCTGCACCGCGACGTCCTCTGGGCGTACTACACGACGCTCTGCCGCACCACCGATCGGGTCCTCGCGGCGTCGCCCGAGGTGTTCCTCGCGGAGCTCGACGCCGCGCTCGGGACGGACGGCCCCGCCTGGGAGGCCGCTGCGGGCGACGCCGTCGCCCGCGCCGTGCCCACGGACCTCCGGCTCGACGTCGAGGCCCTCGCGCAGCCGTTCGCGCGGCGCCGCTTCGCCGACGGCGAGGAGTACGCGGCGGCCGTCCTCGCCTACCTCGACGCCGATGCCGCGGGATCGGCCGAGGGCGAGGACGACCCCCTGAAGATGGCGATCGGTGCCATGAATGCCGGGAGGTCGGTGATCAAGCAGGCGGTGGCCGACGGCGGGATCTCGGACTCGTCGTGGAACGCCGAGCTGCGCGGCTGGTTCGAGCCGCTCGTCGAGGGCCTCGCCAGCGGACCGCCGCCGGCGCGGATCGCGCAGCTCGCCGCGCTCGTGCGCGCCGGGGTGGTCCGCTTCGTGGGACCGAATCCGAGCTTCGGCTTCGACCCGGACGAGGGACTGTTCCGGGCGACCTCCCCCTGGGTCCGGGGCGATTCCTTCACGGCGCGCTACCTGGTGGAGGCGATGATGCCCGCGAACCGGGTGAGCACGAGCCTGTCCCCGCTCATGCGCACCCTGCTGGAGGACGGCACGGTCAGGCCGCGGACCCTCATGGGGGAGGACGGCGTGCCGGTCACCTCCGCCGGGCTGGACGTCACCCTGCCGCCCTACCGAGCCGTCGACGCCACCGGCAGGGCCCAGGACGACCTCTTCGTGATCGGGCTCCAGCTCGCCTCGGTCCAGTGGGGGACGGCCATCGCGGCCGAGGCCGGGGCACCGCTGGAGGCGGGCGGCAGGACCCTGCTCGACGCCGACGCGATCGCAGCAGCCCTCCTGGAGCGGGCCGGCGCCTAG